The Triticum aestivum cultivar Chinese Spring chromosome 3A, IWGSC CS RefSeq v2.1, whole genome shotgun sequence genome includes a region encoding these proteins:
- the LOC123060840 gene encoding probable protein ABIL3 — protein MEAVAMSPSSVSSHNLDAASTSDDMPSSQEGLLFSDSLKDLRNLRSQLYSAAEYFEVFYTNNSHRSTVVTSLKDYAVEALVSTVDHLGFVSYKVDNLVNEKADEVNETEFRVSSVEQRVKICRQAIDQEGRSQQSLLIRAPQYHRRYILPGVDIVESAIHPVSEPTRYSRQHTGRKMRKSQSTMSTPVSRQTTMRSVRSRSPAVRETHHRSRSMSPSRKARAKSPSPQVVNLNPKETRAGSPIPTIPIPLARSATVARRPPLDPKHFRQTSMQVQSDYEHQKEREKRSSKGRGFLKSLLTRRRWRNDESLYNYLDEY, from the exons ATGGAGGCAGTCGCAATGTCGCCGTCCTCCGTCTCGTCCCACAACCTCGACGCCGCCTCCACCAGCGACGACATGCCGTCCTCGCAAGAGGGCCTCCTCTTCTCGGACAGCCTCAAG GACTTGAGGAATCTGCGGTCGCAGCTATACTCAGCGGCAGAATATTTTGAAGTATTCTACACAAACAACTCGCACAGATCTAC GGTGGTGACGAGTTTAAAAGACTACGCAGTTGAGGCACTCGTTAGCACGGTTGACCATCTTGGCTTTGTGTCGTACAAGGTGGAtaatctcgtcaatgaaaaggctGACGAGGTTAATGAAACAGAATTTCGAGTATCGTCGGTTGAACAG AGGGTAAAGATTTGCCGGCAGGCAATTGACCAGGAGGGAAGATCTCAACAGTCTCTTCTTATCAGGGCGCCGCAGTACCACAGGCGTTACATATTACCAG GCGTAGATATAGTGGAATCCGCTATCCATCCAGTTTCAGAGCCCACACGGTACAGCAGGCAACATACGGGTCGCAAAATGCGCAAGTCTCAGTCTA CCATGTCCACTCCAGTTAGTAGGCAGACAACGATGAG GAGTGTCCGTTCACGGTCTCCAGCAGTTCGTGAAACACATCATCGATCACGATCCATGTCGCCGTCTCGAAAAGCGCGAGCTAAATCACCATCACCCCAAGTCGTGAACTTGAATCCGAAAG AAACAAGAGCAGGTTCGCCAATACCAACTATTCCCATTCCCCTGGCGCGATCTGCTACAGTTGCAAGAAGACCACCTCTGGATCCAAAGCATTTT AGACAAACCTCGATGCAGGTGCAGTCCGACTATGAACACCAGAAAGAGCGGGAGAAAAGATCAAGCAAAGGCAGGGGCTTCCTCAAGTCGCTGCTCACAAGACGCCGGTGGAGGAATGACGAGTCGCTCTACAATTACTTGGACGAGTACTGA